In Mycolicibacterium nivoides, the DNA window TGACGTACGGGGTCAGCTGTGCTCCGCCGTTGGCCACGACGGACAGGGAGGACACATCCGCCGTGCCGTCTCGAAGGCCGGTCTTGATGGCATCGAGGAGCGGGCGCGCCATGGCGTCACCCACCACCGTGGCCACCAGCACCTGTTCGCGTTCGATGGTGCGCACCACGTCTTCGGCATCGAAACGGTCGACCACGCTGGGGAATACGATGGTCTGGCCTGTGGTCACGGCCGTCATCGCCCCCCATTGGGCGGCGCCGTGGATCAGCGGCGGCAGGATCAGCAGCCTGGTGCCCGGATTGTCGACCGCACGCCCGACGATCTCCTCGACCGACTGCGCTTTCTCGCCGGTCACCATGTTGCGTCCGCCGAAGGCGGTCATGAAGATGTCGTGCTGCCGCCACAGCACGCCCTTGGGCATGCCGGTGGTGCCTCCGGTATAGAGCACGTAGAGGTCGTCGGGGCTCGGTTCGACAGGAATGGCGGCGTCCGTCGAGGCGCTGACGATCGACTCGTAATCCACTGCGCCGTGGAGTAGTTCGTTGCCGGAACCGTCGGCGATCTGGATCAGCACCCGCAGTGCGGGCAAATCGGGGAGTATCTCGGCCACGCGCGGTGCGAACGCGGCGTGGTACACGAGCGCGGATGCGCCGGAATCGGCCAGCAGATACTGCAATTCGTTCTTGACGTAGCGGTAGTTGACGTTGAACGGCGCGACGCGGGCCCGGAAGGCGCCGAGCAGGGATTCGACGAACTCGGGACCGTTGTAGGCGTAGATGCCCAGCAGGTCCTGGCCTACCTCGTGGCCGGCCAGTTCACCGCGTTCGGTCTGTGCGCCCAGCCCGCGCGAATGCAGGTACGCCGCCAGTCGATTCGAGCGGTCGACGATCTGGCGGTAGGTATAGCGCCGGTCGCCCTGGACGATCAGCGGGCGGTCTCCCACGGCGGCTGCGACGGCTTCGGCGACGGCCGGAACGGTGAACTGCACGGGTTCTCCTAAGGACGGGGGAGGGTCTTGGGTCAGTGCTGCCAGGCGTGCAGCAGGTCCTCGGTTGTGGTCACGGTGGCCAGTAGGGACAGCGTGTTGTCGATGACCGCGTCGGCATAGGCCGTCGGAATTCCGGCGACCGCGTCGCGGGGCAGCACCACCCGGTACCCGGCGTTGACCGCGTCCATCACCAGATTGACGATCGCGATGTTCACCGAGACTCCCACGGCCACGATGGTGCGCACCCCGAGGTTGCGCAGGATCGCGTCCAGGTCGGTGCCGCCCATCGGACCCAGGCCGTGCCAACGGGCCAGCACGAGGTCGTCCGGTTCCGGTCCGAATTCGGGAAGCAACGTGGCGCCCGGGGTGCCTGGCAGAATGCCCACGTCGTTACGGCCGATGGCGAAGATCTTGGCGTTGTGGTTGGAACCCAGCCCATCCGGGCGTCGCTGCACCAGGCAGTGCACCACCCGGGCCGAGGCGGCCCGCGCTGCCGGCAGCAGTCGGGTGATGTTGGGTAGCGCCTCCCGGCGGGCCTCGTCGGCCAGTGCGGCCAGCCCGGCGTCGGGACCGACCACTGCGCCTTGGCATTCCTGGGTGATGATCGCGGTGTGCTCGGGGGCGACCAGTTCGGTCAGGTCGATCTTCATGAGACGGCGACTGCGCTGTCCACAGGTGGCACCTCATAAAACTGGGTGGCCCACTTGCGCATGGCCATATACGGTTTCGCGTCGATCTTGGCCAGCGGCGGATGCTCGACGTACTTCTGGTAGCGCCAGATGTCGCAGTCCTCCCACACGGTCTTGAGGAACTGCTTCTCGACCTGCTTGCGGACCTGCTCGGGCGGGATGTCGGAGGTCTCACCCGGGAGCTTGGGCCACCAGATCGAATAGAACATGTCCGACACCTCGTCGTCGACCGGGGTGCAGGCGAAGATCAGCCGGTGGTTGGACGAGCCTTCGAAGGCGCTCATGGCGAAGCCGAGGCCGGAGAAGTGGCTGTGAATCCGCAGCGCCATCTTGTCCGGATCGTCACTGCGGGCATCGGGCCAGCCCGTCAGGAATCGCCATTCCTCGTCGACGTGCTCCCAGTGCAGGCACACCGGGGTCACGGTCGCGCCGTGGACGTAGCGGAAATGTGAACTGTCCGGACCGTTCTCGGCCACGATCTGCGGGTGGACCGGGATCGCGTCGGCCCGGCTGGAGAACTCCGGGTAGGGCCGGTAGTAGGCATCCGGATCGGTTTCGAACTGCGGGAACTTACCGAAGATGTCGGGCAGTTCCCACTGTGGTTCCTTGCCATCGGGCTGATACCACATGAAGACGCAGCCGTATTGCTCCTTGACCGGGTAAGAGCGCAGCCGCAGACCACGGTTGGGCTTGTCGGGCTGATAGGGGATGTAGGTGTTGTTGCCTTCAGGGCCCCACCGCCAGCCGTGGAACGGGCACTCGACGCAGTCGCCGACAACCTTGCCGCCGTGGCCGATGTGGGCGCCCAGGTGCTTGCAGTGCGCTTCCAACACATGAAGCTCGCCGGACTCGTCACGGTAGGCGGCGAGGTCCTCGCCAAAGTACTTCAGCGCCTTCACATCGCCGACCTCGTACTCGGCCGACCAGCCGATCATGAACCAGCCGGTGACCTTCCAGGTGAACGGCACTTTCATGGCCAGCTTCCTCCCGTTTCACTGCTCTCGCAATACGTACGGAAGACATTACAGTAGCTATTACTGCAGAGAAAGGGCGCACGGTTGGAATCGGCCGACGACCAACTGAGGCTCTTACCGTATAGTTCGCCGCAGCCGACCAGGAGGTGATCCGTTGTCCGACGACATCGAGGCGATCAAGCAGCTCAAGGCGCGTTACTGCCGGTTCCTGGATACCAAGGACATCGACGCGTGGCGAGCACTGTTCGTCGATGACGTGGTGGTGAAGCTCGACATGGCCGTCTCCACCGGAGGTGCCGACCCGCAGACGGCCCCACCGCTGAACAGTTTCGACGAGTTCTTCCCGGTGGTGTGGGGCGGTGTCGAGAACGCGGCCACGGTGCACCACTGCCACACCCCGGAGATCATGTTGACCTCCGACACCACCGCGACCGGCATTTGGGCCATGGAGGACATGTTGTTCTTCCCCGATGGCAGCGAACTGCACGGGGCGGGCCATTACCACGAGACCTACGAAAAGCGCGACGGCACATGGCAGATCACGAGCCTGCACCTGACCCGGACGCTGTTGAAGTTCAAGACGGCCTAGCCGGCTGAGCTGCCGCGCGCGAAACGCTGTTGCGAGAATCGCGTGGATCACCGCCACCGCGTTACGAACGTGATTCCGAGACAGCTTGCTCTGCGCCGAGATCCATCGCTTCACCAAAAGCCTTGATGTAGTCGAGCGCACCCTGTGGGCTGCTGCCATCGACATGTACGACCGCCCAAGTGGCGCCGTGTCCGGTGAGTTCGGCGAGGGCGTCGCGGGCACGTCGCAGCGAGGCGGCGTCATCCAGGTCGGTATGTGGGCACACCACCTGGATGTCGACCGTCGACGGGTCCCGGCCGGCGTCCGCGAGCCGATTGCGCAGTCGCGCTAGGGCGGCCCCGAACTGCTCGGTGTTCTCGATGGCCGCAGTGCTCGCTCAGTGCGATCGCCGAGAAGCCCGCCGCCTCGGCCCAAGGTGTACTTCATCGGTCTTCTCCGTTTCTGACCCGTTTCAGAGTGCTACTGAAAGCATTACCGTAACATCCATCGTTGGTCGTCAACTGGGATGGAGTAGCGATGGATCGCCGGCGAAAAGTACTCGTGATGGGCGCAAGCGGAAACGTGGGAGCCTGTGTCACCCGTCAACTAGTCGAGCGGGGCGATGACGTGCGGGTGCTGCTGCGGAGGAGTAGTTCG includes these proteins:
- a CDS encoding acyl-CoA synthetase, giving the protein MQFTVPAVAEAVAAAVGDRPLIVQGDRRYTYRQIVDRSNRLAAYLHSRGLGAQTERGELAGHEVGQDLLGIYAYNGPEFVESLLGAFRARVAPFNVNYRYVKNELQYLLADSGASALVYHAAFAPRVAEILPDLPALRVLIQIADGSGNELLHGAVDYESIVSASTDAAIPVEPSPDDLYVLYTGGTTGMPKGVLWRQHDIFMTAFGGRNMVTGEKAQSVEEIVGRAVDNPGTRLLILPPLIHGAAQWGAMTAVTTGQTIVFPSVVDRFDAEDVVRTIEREQVLVATVVGDAMARPLLDAIKTGLRDGTADVSSLSVVANGGAQLTPYVKQQLIDAKPNLIVVDGVGSSETGAQMSHMSAPGAVSTGTFNAGPDTCVVTEDFTAVLPAGHEGLGWLAQRGFVPLGYKGDAAKTAATFPVIDGVRYATPGDRARHLDSGAIELLGRDSVTINSGGEKIFAEEVESAIASHPAVRDVVVAGRPSERWGQEVVAIVALSEDALADNTIGADELIRHAESSIARYKLPKAVVFRPVIERSPAGKADYRWAREQAVSETS
- a CDS encoding cysteine hydrolase, with protein sequence MKIDLTELVAPEHTAIITQECQGAVVGPDAGLAALADEARREALPNITRLLPAARAASARVVHCLVQRRPDGLGSNHNAKIFAIGRNDVGILPGTPGATLLPEFGPEPDDLVLARWHGLGPMGGTDLDAILRNLGVRTIVAVGVSVNIAIVNLVMDAVNAGYRVVLPRDAVAGIPTAYADAVIDNTLSLLATVTTTEDLLHAWQH
- a CDS encoding Rieske 2Fe-2S domain-containing protein yields the protein MKVPFTWKVTGWFMIGWSAEYEVGDVKALKYFGEDLAAYRDESGELHVLEAHCKHLGAHIGHGGKVVGDCVECPFHGWRWGPEGNNTYIPYQPDKPNRGLRLRSYPVKEQYGCVFMWYQPDGKEPQWELPDIFGKFPQFETDPDAYYRPYPEFSSRADAIPVHPQIVAENGPDSSHFRYVHGATVTPVCLHWEHVDEEWRFLTGWPDARSDDPDKMALRIHSHFSGLGFAMSAFEGSSNHRLIFACTPVDDEVSDMFYSIWWPKLPGETSDIPPEQVRKQVEKQFLKTVWEDCDIWRYQKYVEHPPLAKIDAKPYMAMRKWATQFYEVPPVDSAVAVS
- a CDS encoding nuclear transport factor 2 family protein encodes the protein MSDDIEAIKQLKARYCRFLDTKDIDAWRALFVDDVVVKLDMAVSTGGADPQTAPPLNSFDEFFPVVWGGVENAATVHHCHTPEIMLTSDTTATGIWAMEDMLFFPDGSELHGAGHYHETYEKRDGTWQITSLHLTRTLLKFKTA